A single genomic interval of Spinacia oleracea cultivar Varoflay chromosome 6, BTI_SOV_V1, whole genome shotgun sequence harbors:
- the LOC110779614 gene encoding uncharacterized protein isoform X2: MVRDKSKKKDELAANSSQGSIPEKKTPKALKLSRRRSMKRKFLKSKKAEDASASRSEVTNEDKNKTTGRVGNESNLNTGDNGKEKGSPKGNKKKRNRNKRHGQKRIEAPNSDSKVASQSQAKSEDKMKTTGKVGNESNTNTSDYGKEKVSPAGNKRKNNRNKNHEQKRVEAPDSESKVGGLIFMCSAKTKPDCFRYKVMALPSSQKEVVLAIKPGLKLFLYDFDLRLLYGIFEASSAGGMKLEPDAFAGSFSAQVRFRIFKDCLPLPESAFRNALKESYDQRTRKFKTELTTKQVQKLRSLFRAVPQPHLEDHPRGLQPASSSDLLFVTEKDYRSYGLRPELRGLRQDTVSYVPVLEPCSTNQEREHVFRSPAPIYNTPTTQEQVFRVPYRDVISTQEMFAKPTPVYMDTPSTSEQIFRIPAPSYRDITSQEMFAKPATVYGPFSSLQDPAVGPEPYFLSENEYRMYGLRGRNDSIPATTTRPSDSYQENQYHSQNYNVTSSDPFTSLTAVGGSTYGAYSQSTVSEAYRGDPRHANYTVDYHLPRRVSDEGLYSSYASRDLSAYNQRSHIGGQSELASAPVSSRYSFSGASYALR, encoded by the exons ATGGTGCGAGATAAGAGTAAGAAAAAAGATGAACTTGCTGCTAACTCCTCCCAAGGGTCAATCCCTGAGAAGAAGACTCCCAAAGCTTTGAAGCTTTCGCGGAGAAGATCAATGAAACGGAAGTTCCTGAAATCTAAAAAAGCAGAAGATGCCTCAGCCTCACGCAGTGAAGTCACAAATGAAGATAAAAACAAGACAACTGGAAGAGTGGGAAATGAAAGCAATTTGAATACAGGTGATAATGGAAAAGAGAAGGGTTCTCCCaagggaaacaaaaagaagagaaaCAGAAACAAGAGGCATGGGCAAAAAAGAATTGAGGCTCCAAATTCTGATAGTAAAGTTGCCTCACAGAGTCAAGCTAAAAGTGAGGATAAGATGAAGACTACTGGCAAAGTGGGAAATGAAAGCAATACGAATACAAGTGATTATGGGAAAGAGAAGGTATCCCCTGCGGGGAACAAAAGGAAGAACAATAGAAACAAGAACCATGAGCAAAAAAGGGTTGAGGCTCCAGATTCTGAGAGTAAAGTTGGAGGATTAATCTTTATGTGCAGTGCAAAAACGAAACCTGATTGTTTCCGCTACAAAGTGATGGCTCTCCCTTCCAGCCAAAAGGAGGTTGTGCTTGCTATAAAGCCTGGTTTAAAGCTTTTCCTATACGATTTTGATCTCAGACTCTTGTATGGAATCTTTGAAGCATCTTCCGCTGGGGGTATGAAACTTGAGCCAGATGCTTTTGCTGGTTCTTTTTCTGCACAG GTGCGATTCAGAATTTTTAAAGACTGTTTGCCTCTCCCAGAAAGTGCTTTCAGGAATGCATTGAAGGAAAGCTATGATCAAAGAACACGCAAATTCAAGACTGAGCTTACTACCAAACAA GTGCAGAAACTGAGATCGTTGTTCCGTGCAGTTCCTCAGCCTCATTTGGAGGACCATCCTCGCGGTTTGCAGCCTGCTTCATCTTCTGATCTACTTTTTGTCACTGAGAAGGATTACCGCAGCTATGGTCTCCGACCAGAATTACGTGGTTTGAGACAAGATACAGTTTCCTATGTTCCCGTTCTGGAGCCTTGCAGTACTAATCAAGAGAGGGAGCATGTTTTCAGGAGCCCTGCTCCAATATATAATACACCAACTACGCAGGAGCAAGTCTTCAGAGTTCCGTACAGGGACGTAATTTCTACACAGGAGATGTTTGCAAAGCCTACGCCGGTATACATGGATACACCATCTACCAGTGAGCAAATCTTCAGGATACCTGCCCCATCCTACAGGGACATAACCTCACAGGAGATGTTTGCAAAGCCTGCCACAGTGTATGGTCCTTTTTCCTCGTTGCAAGATCCCGCTGTTGGTCCCGAGCCATATTTTTTGAGTGAAAATGAATATCGGATGTATGGTTTGCGAGGTCGAAATGATTCGATACCAGCCACAACTACAAGGCCAAGTGATAGTTACCAAGAGAATCAATACCACTCTCAGAATTATAATGTGACTTCATCTGATCCATTCACAAGTTTAACAGCAGTAGGGGGTTCTACTTATGGGGCATACTCCCAGTCAACAGTAAGTGAGGCTTATCGTGGTGACCCGCGACATGCAAATTACACAGTTGATTACCATTTACCAAGAAGGGTTTCTGATGAAGGGTTGTATTCCTCTTATGCTTCTCGTGATCTATCTGCATACAACCAAAGGAGTCACATTGGTGGTCAATCTGAACTTGCATCAGCACCCGTCTCATCTCGGTACTCATTCTCAGGGGCTTCCTACGCCCTTAGGTAA
- the LOC110779614 gene encoding uncharacterized protein isoform X1 encodes MIVLYKLGGRKNRMVRDKSKKKDELAANSSQGSIPEKKTPKALKLSRRRSMKRKFLKSKKAEDASASRSEVTNEDKNKTTGRVGNESNLNTGDNGKEKGSPKGNKKKRNRNKRHGQKRIEAPNSDSKVASQSQAKSEDKMKTTGKVGNESNTNTSDYGKEKVSPAGNKRKNNRNKNHEQKRVEAPDSESKVGGLIFMCSAKTKPDCFRYKVMALPSSQKEVVLAIKPGLKLFLYDFDLRLLYGIFEASSAGGMKLEPDAFAGSFSAQVRFRIFKDCLPLPESAFRNALKESYDQRTRKFKTELTTKQVQKLRSLFRAVPQPHLEDHPRGLQPASSSDLLFVTEKDYRSYGLRPELRGLRQDTVSYVPVLEPCSTNQEREHVFRSPAPIYNTPTTQEQVFRVPYRDVISTQEMFAKPTPVYMDTPSTSEQIFRIPAPSYRDITSQEMFAKPATVYGPFSSLQDPAVGPEPYFLSENEYRMYGLRGRNDSIPATTTRPSDSYQENQYHSQNYNVTSSDPFTSLTAVGGSTYGAYSQSTVSEAYRGDPRHANYTVDYHLPRRVSDEGLYSSYASRDLSAYNQRSHIGGQSELASAPVSSRYSFSGASYALR; translated from the exons ATGATCGTTTTATATAAATTAG GTGGAAGAAAAAATAGGATGGTGCGAGATAAGAGTAAGAAAAAAGATGAACTTGCTGCTAACTCCTCCCAAGGGTCAATCCCTGAGAAGAAGACTCCCAAAGCTTTGAAGCTTTCGCGGAGAAGATCAATGAAACGGAAGTTCCTGAAATCTAAAAAAGCAGAAGATGCCTCAGCCTCACGCAGTGAAGTCACAAATGAAGATAAAAACAAGACAACTGGAAGAGTGGGAAATGAAAGCAATTTGAATACAGGTGATAATGGAAAAGAGAAGGGTTCTCCCaagggaaacaaaaagaagagaaaCAGAAACAAGAGGCATGGGCAAAAAAGAATTGAGGCTCCAAATTCTGATAGTAAAGTTGCCTCACAGAGTCAAGCTAAAAGTGAGGATAAGATGAAGACTACTGGCAAAGTGGGAAATGAAAGCAATACGAATACAAGTGATTATGGGAAAGAGAAGGTATCCCCTGCGGGGAACAAAAGGAAGAACAATAGAAACAAGAACCATGAGCAAAAAAGGGTTGAGGCTCCAGATTCTGAGAGTAAAGTTGGAGGATTAATCTTTATGTGCAGTGCAAAAACGAAACCTGATTGTTTCCGCTACAAAGTGATGGCTCTCCCTTCCAGCCAAAAGGAGGTTGTGCTTGCTATAAAGCCTGGTTTAAAGCTTTTCCTATACGATTTTGATCTCAGACTCTTGTATGGAATCTTTGAAGCATCTTCCGCTGGGGGTATGAAACTTGAGCCAGATGCTTTTGCTGGTTCTTTTTCTGCACAG GTGCGATTCAGAATTTTTAAAGACTGTTTGCCTCTCCCAGAAAGTGCTTTCAGGAATGCATTGAAGGAAAGCTATGATCAAAGAACACGCAAATTCAAGACTGAGCTTACTACCAAACAA GTGCAGAAACTGAGATCGTTGTTCCGTGCAGTTCCTCAGCCTCATTTGGAGGACCATCCTCGCGGTTTGCAGCCTGCTTCATCTTCTGATCTACTTTTTGTCACTGAGAAGGATTACCGCAGCTATGGTCTCCGACCAGAATTACGTGGTTTGAGACAAGATACAGTTTCCTATGTTCCCGTTCTGGAGCCTTGCAGTACTAATCAAGAGAGGGAGCATGTTTTCAGGAGCCCTGCTCCAATATATAATACACCAACTACGCAGGAGCAAGTCTTCAGAGTTCCGTACAGGGACGTAATTTCTACACAGGAGATGTTTGCAAAGCCTACGCCGGTATACATGGATACACCATCTACCAGTGAGCAAATCTTCAGGATACCTGCCCCATCCTACAGGGACATAACCTCACAGGAGATGTTTGCAAAGCCTGCCACAGTGTATGGTCCTTTTTCCTCGTTGCAAGATCCCGCTGTTGGTCCCGAGCCATATTTTTTGAGTGAAAATGAATATCGGATGTATGGTTTGCGAGGTCGAAATGATTCGATACCAGCCACAACTACAAGGCCAAGTGATAGTTACCAAGAGAATCAATACCACTCTCAGAATTATAATGTGACTTCATCTGATCCATTCACAAGTTTAACAGCAGTAGGGGGTTCTACTTATGGGGCATACTCCCAGTCAACAGTAAGTGAGGCTTATCGTGGTGACCCGCGACATGCAAATTACACAGTTGATTACCATTTACCAAGAAGGGTTTCTGATGAAGGGTTGTATTCCTCTTATGCTTCTCGTGATCTATCTGCATACAACCAAAGGAGTCACATTGGTGGTCAATCTGAACTTGCATCAGCACCCGTCTCATCTCGGTACTCATTCTCAGGGGCTTCCTACGCCCTTAGGTAA